A genomic segment from Nitrosopumilus sp. K4 encodes:
- a CDS encoding C2H2-type zinc finger protein — MGLFGSSNNTKCKHCGTVLPDSDRLKKHQEKAHNKKNEKCRVCGKEFHTSDELRKHKKNCK, encoded by the coding sequence ATGGGATTATTTGGAAGTTCAAACAATACAAAGTGCAAACATTGTGGAACTGTTTTGCCAGACTCAGACAGATTAAAGAAACATCAAGAAAAAGCACATAATAAAAAAAATGAAAAATGTAGAGTGTGTGGAAAAGAATTTCATACTTCTGATGAATTAAGAAAACATAAGAAAAATTGCAAGTAA
- a CDS encoding aspartate kinase codes for MRLVIKYGGTSISAAKDIQSIAKHVNALSKNNKIAVVCSAISGTTDDLIEISQSIKKENKAKAEQLASKIINRHKQVSKQAIKKQELRKKLLKKLDDDFKELVAVIDGMVLLGEITPRSIDYLYSFGERLSIKIISAAISDSGKKSVSLTGKEVGIVTDSNFGESKPLMDTTRLRVSKTIDLLFSKNTVPVIGGFAGADQHGHITTFGRGGSDYTATIIGSCIKADEIWLMSDVDGLMTADPKIVKNAKLLKEVSYIEAIEMALFGAKQIHPRTFEPLITKKIPMKIRSSFNIKNEGTLVTASPSSSVKNTVKCVSNIRHNGLIDIRGGSMVGTPGTAAKIFETLAKAGINVMMISQNPSESSITIVVKNDVLDKAVNALEMELLGKIIKKLEVTTDVAIIALIGSGMRGTVGVASRVFSAIEKNKINVAMITQGSSELNLAFVVKDQDSSSAVKAIHDAFKLDKIN; via the coding sequence ATATCTGCTGCAAAGGATATTCAATCAATTGCTAAACATGTAAATGCTTTATCTAAAAATAATAAAATTGCTGTAGTATGCTCTGCAATTAGTGGAACAACTGATGATCTTATAGAAATCTCTCAATCAATCAAAAAAGAAAACAAAGCAAAAGCTGAACAATTAGCATCAAAAATTATTAATCGACACAAACAAGTTTCAAAACAAGCCATAAAAAAACAAGAACTTCGAAAAAAACTCCTCAAAAAACTTGATGACGACTTTAAAGAACTTGTTGCAGTAATAGATGGAATGGTATTGTTGGGAGAAATTACTCCAAGATCCATTGATTACCTTTATTCCTTTGGAGAAAGATTGTCAATAAAAATAATCTCTGCAGCAATTAGCGATTCAGGAAAAAAATCAGTATCATTAACAGGTAAAGAAGTTGGTATAGTTACTGATTCAAACTTTGGCGAATCAAAACCACTAATGGATACAACTCGACTAAGAGTTTCTAAAACCATAGATCTCTTATTCTCAAAAAATACTGTTCCTGTAATAGGAGGATTTGCAGGTGCAGATCAACATGGTCACATAACAACATTTGGTAGAGGTGGCTCTGATTATACTGCAACAATTATCGGCTCATGCATTAAAGCTGATGAAATATGGTTGATGAGTGATGTAGATGGTTTAATGACTGCTGATCCAAAAATTGTAAAAAATGCAAAATTACTCAAAGAAGTCTCTTACATAGAAGCAATTGAAATGGCATTATTTGGAGCAAAACAGATTCATCCTAGAACTTTTGAACCGTTGATAACCAAAAAAATACCGATGAAAATACGTAGCTCATTTAACATAAAAAATGAAGGAACACTAGTAACTGCATCCCCATCTTCATCTGTAAAAAATACTGTCAAATGTGTAAGCAATATTCGTCATAATGGACTAATCGATATTAGAGGAGGGAGTATGGTAGGGACTCCTGGTACTGCAGCCAAAATATTTGAGACGTTAGCAAAGGCTGGAATTAACGTGATGATGATTTCACAAAATCCTTCTGAATCAAGCATTACTATTGTTGTAAAAAATGATGTACTAGACAAAGCAGTAAATGCATTAGAAATGGAATTGCTGGGTAAAATTATCAAAAAATTGGAAGTTACAACAGATGTTGCTATAATTGCCTTGATAGGTTCTGGAATGCGTGGTACTGTAGGTGTAGCATCACGAGTATTTAGTGCTATTGAAAAAAATAAGATCAATGTTGCAATGATTACACAAGGATCATCTGAGTTGAATCTAGCATTTGTAGTTAAAGATCAAGATTCTAGTTCAGCTGTTAAAGCAATACATGATGCGTTCAAACTAGATAAAATCAATTAA
- a CDS encoding tyrosine--tRNA ligase → MDVTEKVDLIERPPTEEIVTREELIELFKINSSPNHYIGLEISGFLHLGSLISTGFKINDFVKAGVNCTIFLADWHTLINDKLGGDWETISKVSKYYQDAFKLVCPDAKIVLGSEVYQEKREYWSELVRFTKHMSIARTMRTLTIMGRSEDDKKIDVAKLLYPAMQAVDIHSLDVDIAHAGMDQRKIHMLVREIFPKMKWKVPVAVHHKLLPGLSKPADANVEVTKMSKSDPNSGIFMHNSDEEIKKKINKAWCEEGNIQNNPLLEISKHVIFHEFKEMSIERPEKFGGNVSYTDYEQLHKDFESKKLHPGDLKQTVGNYLVKIVSPIRDKLNLDEELFQAIKNSY, encoded by the coding sequence TTGGATGTTACTGAAAAGGTTGATTTGATCGAAAGACCACCAACAGAAGAGATTGTTACTCGTGAGGAATTAATTGAATTGTTCAAAATCAATTCTTCACCTAATCACTATATTGGATTAGAAATTTCAGGTTTCTTACATCTTGGAAGCCTAATCAGTACGGGATTCAAAATTAATGACTTTGTAAAAGCAGGAGTTAATTGTACCATATTTCTTGCAGATTGGCACACACTAATCAATGATAAACTAGGTGGAGATTGGGAAACAATATCAAAAGTCTCAAAATATTATCAAGATGCTTTCAAACTAGTTTGTCCTGATGCAAAAATTGTCTTAGGTTCAGAAGTATATCAGGAAAAGAGAGAATATTGGTCTGAGCTTGTCAGATTTACAAAACACATGTCGATTGCTAGAACAATGAGAACGCTGACAATTATGGGGCGTTCTGAAGACGATAAAAAAATCGATGTTGCAAAATTACTATACCCTGCAATGCAAGCGGTGGATATTCATTCGTTGGATGTAGATATTGCTCATGCTGGAATGGATCAGAGAAAAATCCACATGTTAGTGAGAGAAATTTTTCCAAAAATGAAATGGAAAGTTCCTGTTGCTGTTCACCACAAACTTTTACCAGGACTCTCAAAACCAGCTGATGCAAATGTAGAAGTAACAAAAATGAGTAAATCTGATCCTAATTCAGGCATATTTATGCACAATTCTGATGAAGAAATTAAGAAAAAAATCAACAAGGCTTGGTGTGAAGAGGGAAATATTCAGAATAATCCATTATTAGAAATTTCAAAACATGTAATTTTCCATGAGTTCAAAGAAATGAGCATAGAAAGGCCTGAAAAATTTGGTGGTAATGTATCATATACAGATTATGAACAATTACACAAAGATTTTGAAAGTAAAAAACTACATCCAGGTGATTTAAAACAAACAGTTGGGAATTATCTTGTAAAGATTGTGTCTCCAATCAGAGACAAACTAAATCTTGATGAAGAATTATTCCAAGCAATAAAGAATAGTTATTAG
- the cobJ gene encoding precorrin-3B C(17)-methyltransferase — translation MTGKLYIVGVGPGHHDHMTFRAKEVIAESDTIVGYETYVNLVNDLIEGKTVYRYAMTQEVERAHQCIDLAKSGKIVSLVSSGDPGIYGMAGLIYETLAESGWKPQDDLKVEIIPGVSALNSCASIIGSPLMTDFAVVSMSDLLVPWEIIEKRVESAAQGDFVIVIYNPASKKRIHQLQDTRKILLKYRKPTTPVAIIKGAYRDSQTIVMTNLEELPNHSEQLGMISTVIIGNSSTYTYKDLMINPRGYKSKYNLEEQTNPNLKI, via the coding sequence ATGACTGGTAAACTCTACATTGTTGGTGTTGGTCCTGGACATCACGATCATATGACATTTCGAGCTAAAGAAGTAATTGCAGAAAGTGATACAATTGTAGGTTATGAAACCTACGTTAATCTGGTTAATGATCTAATTGAAGGAAAAACTGTATATCGTTATGCTATGACTCAAGAGGTTGAGCGAGCTCATCAATGTATTGATCTGGCAAAATCTGGCAAAATCGTTTCTCTTGTTTCAAGCGGTGATCCTGGAATTTATGGAATGGCAGGGCTAATCTATGAAACCCTTGCAGAAAGTGGTTGGAAACCTCAAGATGATCTTAAAGTTGAAATCATTCCAGGCGTCTCTGCACTGAATTCATGTGCATCTATAATTGGTTCGCCACTAATGACAGATTTTGCTGTTGTGAGTATGAGTGATCTGCTTGTACCATGGGAAATTATTGAAAAAAGAGTAGAATCAGCAGCACAAGGTGATTTTGTAATTGTAATATACAATCCAGCAAGCAAAAAAAGAATACATCAGCTTCAAGATACAAGAAAAATATTGTTAAAATACAGAAAACCAACTACACCTGTTGCAATTATCAAAGGAGCTTACAGAGATTCACAAACAATTGTAATGACAAATTTAGAAGAACTGCCAAACCATTCTGAACAATTAGGAATGATTAGCACTGTAATAATTGGAAACTCATCGACTTATACTTACAAGGATTTGATGATAAATCCAAGAGGCTACAAATCCAAATATAATTTAGAAGAACAAACTAATCCAAATCTAAAAATCTAA